The genomic DNA CAGCGTGCGTTCCTTCAACTGGTTGGCCAGCACCGGCCCGACCAGGTCGATCACCTGCGCGAACGAGATGTTCTCGTCATGCTCGCCGATATCGGCCTTGGTGGCCGGGGTGAACAGCGGCTCGTCGAACTTGCTCGCCTCCCCCAACCCGGGCGGCAGCGGGATACCGCACACCGAGCCCGATGCCTGGTAGTCGAGCAGCCCGGAACCGGTCAGGTAGCCACGGGCCACACATTCCACGGGCAGCATCTTCAGTTGCTTCACCACCAGCGCACGGCCCAGCACCTCGGCGGGGATGCGCTCATCGTCCGGCGGCCCGGCCAGGTGGTTGGGCGCGCTGATCAAGTCGAAGAAGAACACACTCATCGCCGTCAGAATCCGGCCCTTGTCCGGGATCTGCGAGTCGAGGACGTAGTCGTAGGCCGAGATGCGGTCGGTCGCCACGAACAGCAGGTGCTCGTCGTCGATGCGGTACAACTCGCGGACTTTGCCGCTGGCCAGGTGCTGGTAGTCGGGCAGAGCAGGGCGCATTGGGCCAGCCTATGTGTTGGGATCGGTCTCATGAGATCGCGGTACCTGCCCTATGCCAGCAGACCCGGCCGCTTGTTGGCCCAGTTGTTCAGCGACGTGGCCGTCATCACCTGGACCGCAGTGTGGATATTGGTCGGGATGGCTGTGCATTCAGCGGTGTCGACCATCGCCGAGGTCGGCAGACAGGTCGAGAGCGGCGCCAACGGGGTTGCTGACAACCTTGGCTCCGCCGGTGACAGCACCGACAGCGTTCCCCTGGTCGGCGACACGCTGAGCAAGCCGCTACGTGCTGCCAGCGAGGCGGCGCTCGACATTGCCGGCGCCGGCCACAACCTGGACAGCACGGCGAGCTGGCTGGCCTGGGTGCTTGCCCTGGCGGTGGCCGCCGCACCGATCCTGTTCGTGGCGATGCCCTGGCTGTACCTGCGGGTGCGGTTCTTCCGGCGCAAGTGGACCGCGATCACCCTGGCCTCGACGGCCGCCGGGGAACAGCTGCTCGCGCTGCGGGCACTGGCGAACCGGCCGCTGGCCAAGCTGACCGCGGTGTCCGATGACCCAGTCGGAGCGTGGCGCAGTCAAGACCAGCGGGCCATTCGCGGCCTGGCCGCCCTGGAGCTGCGTTCTGCCGGCATGCGTCTGCGCCGCATCGACTGACTTTCCCGGTGATTTGGGTGATCGCCGAAATCACCTTCGCTATCGAGTGCCGTTCAGGCGCCGCAGCCAGCTTCCGAACGAGTGCCGCACGGTCACCGAACCCATCCTGACCCGACCGCGCACGATGAGGTGCAGCTGGTCCGATGGCGGGCTGGAGCGAACTTTGACCGTGGCGCTTCCCGCGACGGCGTTGACACCGTTGAGATCGGCGGTGGCCGAGTCGGGCACGATGAGCTCCGTGCTGCTGCAGTAGTCGTCGATGACGATCTCGACCACGGGCCCGGACAGAGTCGCAGAGGTGAAGTCCAGGGTGGTGCTGCACAGCCGGGTGTTGAGATGCAGGGCCGGCGCCACCCTCCACTGCCCGCGCCGCACGATCGAGGACATCCAGCCCCGCAACTCCTCGGGTGCCACCGCGGGCCGGTGCGACGTCGGGACGGCCGGGGGCAGGGCCATCGGCAGATCGGCCATCACTGCGCTCAGCTCGCCGCGGGTGCGGGCAGCCAACGCGGCGTCGTAGCGCTCGCTGAACTCGTCGAGCGTGATCATGCCCTCGGCTACCGCGCGTTCGAGTAGTTGTCCCACCTTCGCGCGCTCGGCGTCGGAGACTCGGAGATGGTCATTCTGGCCTGAGTCCATGTACCGAGGTTAGGCGAATGACGCGCCGGACCAGGATGCCGACCACCAGCAGCCACGCCACGAATGCGATCCAGAAGAACACATGTGATACGACAATCAGTGCATTCCAACCGGTTTCGACAGTCAGGCCATAGGCGGTCACCGAGTACATGCCCAGCGGGAACACTGCCGGCCAGTCGAGCATCTGACGCCAGCTGGTGATGGCCAGAGGCAGGATCTGCACTGTCGCGACGGCGAACGTCACGAGGGTGAGCCCGCGCACCGTATCGGCGAACGGGCCGGGAGACAGCCCGACGTGGATGTGCTCACCGGCCAGTGTGGCGATGGCAATGCCACCCATCAGGATCCAGTGATCGGGTGGGACGTTGCGCCGGACCTCGGGCTCTGCCAGTGCCCGCCACGCGATGAGCCCGGTCATCAGGCAGTACAGGCCCAAGGCGGCCACCCAGAAGATGAACGCCCAGAACATGATTCCCTCAACCATGAACACCAGCGACAGCGCCGACGTCCCGACGCTGGCCAGCTCCCAGGTGCCACGTGCACGATCCCGCAGGCCGGCGAGGCCCAGCCTCCGCATCCGCACCAGCAGCATCGGGGTCAGCGACAGCCAGCCGGCGAGGCCCATCGCCCCCAGAATCCACAGCGCCGGCCGATACTCGGCGAATCGGGCGGCCACCACCGCGCACGCCGCCACGTAGGTGAACAGTCCGACGATCGTGTCGATGCTCCGCAGATCAAAGGATCGCCGGCGGGTTGCCACCAGGTACATCAGCACCGGCAGCCCGAGAGCCGCGAGTACCGCCAGCGGCCAACTGATGACGCCGTAACCGTGCTGCACGGCGGAGATCGACACAATGCCGGTCGCCATCACCGCGGCAAATGCCTCGGGTTTCACGCCCCGAGCTCCACCACCAGATGCCGGATGCCGGTGTGCCGGTTGCTGCGGGTCCACTCGACGGGCTTGACCAGGCGGGCGCTGTCGAAGCGGGCCAGCAGCTCCTCGAACAACACCCGTAGCTCCAGCCGGGCCAGGTTGGCACCCAGGCAGTAATGGATGCCGTAGCCGAAACCCAAGTGCGGATTGGGTTTACGGGTGATGTCGAAAACATCCGCCCGCTCGAACACCAGCGGATCCCGGTTCGCCGAGCCCTCCCAGACCTGCACCTTCTGCCCGGCCTCGATGTCGCATCCGCCCAAGGACACGGCACGGGTGGCGGTGCGCCGCTTGGACGGTGACGGCGAACTCCAGCGCACCATCTCCTCGATGGCGGTGGGTAGTTCCCCGAGATCGTCACGCAGCAAGGCCATCTGCGAAGGGTTTTCGATCAGTGCCAGCAGCCCGCCCGCCACCGAGTTGCGGGTGGTCTCGGCGCCCGCGCTGAACAGCAGGCTGAAGAACAGATACAGCTCCAAATCAGATAGAGCCGCCGCTTCATCATCGCGAAAGGCGTTGGCCACCACCGAGAGCATGTCGTCGGTCGGCTGGGCGCGTTTGGCCGCAATCAACTCGGAGCCGTAGGTGTACATCCGCGAACCGGCCTCTTCGACGGACATCTGCGGCATAGCCGCCGAGCGTGAACCGCCGAAGTCGAACTGCGGCTCGATCGCATGGAACAGCCAATGCCGTTCGGATTCGGGCACTCCCAGCAGTATGCAGATCATCTGCATGGGCAGTTCGGCGGCCACGTCGACCAGGAAATCAAACCCCACGCCAGGCTCGATCCCGTCGAGTAGCCGGCGCGTGCGAGTCCTCAGATCGTCTTCGACTCGCCGGATCATGCGCGGGGTGAGCCCGGAGCTGACCAGCCGGCGGATCTCGGAATGCCGCGGGTCGTCCATCATGTTGAGCACCTGCCCGGCGATGGACAGGTCTTGGAGCAGGGTGCCGCCGTAGGGCCGGTCGCCACCGGTGACCGAGGAGAAGGTTTCCGCGTCCCGCAGTACCGCAAGGGTTTCGGCGTGGGTTGCCACCGACCAGAAGCCCTCACCGTCCGGAGTGTGTTCCGTCGGAGAGTGCCAGTACACCGGCGCCTCGCGACGGTGCACGTCGAACAACTCGTGCGGGAAACCGGCAGCGAAATTGTCCAGATCGGTGAGGTCGGCCACCAACGTCACAAGATGGCACCCGAGGTGTACTTGGCGGCCTCCGGGTAGCGGCTGACCAGTTCGTCGACGGCTGCGACGACTCCGTCGACCTGGGCCCCGGCCGCTCCGGTGAAGGCCTGCTTGTCGGCCAGCGCGGCCTCCAGGGCGGCCCGGTCCAGCGGCAGCCGCGGGTCGCCGGCCAGACGGTCCAGCAGGTCGGGTTCGAGACCGCGCTCACGCATGCCCAGCGCGACGGCGACGGCGTGTTCCTTGATCACCTCGTGGGCGGTTTCGCGGCCCACCCCGGCCCGCACCGCGGCGATCAGGATGCGTGTGGTGGCCAGGAACGGCAGGTAGCGGTCCAGCTCGCGCTGGATCACGGCCGGGTAGGCGCCGAACTCGTCGAGCACGGTCAGGAACGTCTCGGTTTGCCCGTCGACGGCGAAGAACCCGTCCGGCAGCGCGACGCGGCGCACCACCGAGCAGAACACGTCGCCCTCGTTCCACTGCGCACCGGCCAACTCGGCGGCCATCGAGGCATATCCGCGCAGCACCACCTGCAGGCCGTTGACCCGCTCACACGAGCGGGTGTTCATCTTGTGCGGCATGGCCGAGGAGCCGACCTGCCCGGGCGCGAAACCCTCGGTGACCAGTTCGTGGCCGGCCATCAGCCGGATGGTGTGCGCCAGCGAGGACGGGCCGGCCCCCACCTGCACCAGCGCCGAGAGCACGTCGTGGTCCAGCGAGCGGGGGTACACCTGCCCAACGCTGGTGAAAACGTCTGTGAATCCCAGAAATTGGGCAACCCGACGCTCCAGCTCGGCCAGTTTGTCGGTGTCCCCGTCGAAGAGGTCGAGCATGTCCTGGGCGGTGCCCATCGGACCCTTGATACCGCGCAGCGGGTAGCGGTCGATCAGCTCACGCAGCCGGGTCAACGCCAGCAGAGTCTCCTCGGCCGCCGAGGCGAACCGCTTGCCCAGCGTGGTGGCCTGGGCGGCCACATTGTGCGACCGGCCCGCCATCACCACGTCGCGGTAGACGACGGACCGCTCGGCCAGTCGGGCGACGACGGCGACACCGTGGGCGAATACCAGCTCCAGGGAGCGGCGGATCTGCAGCTGCTCGACGTTCTCGGTGAGGTCGCGGCTCGTCATGCCCTTGTGCACGTGCTCGTGGCCGGCCAGCGCGTTGAACTCCTCGATGCGCGCCTTGACGTCGTGGCGGGTGACGCGCTCGCGGGCCGCGATCGAGGCGAGGTCGACGTTCTCCAGGACGCGCTCGTAGTCGTCGACCACGCCGTCGGGAACCGCGACACCCAGCTCTGCCTGCGCACGCAGCACGGCGAGCCAGAGTCGCCGTTCGGCGACGATCTTGGCCTCCGGCGACCAGATCGCGACCATTTCGTCGCTCGCGTAGCGGTTGGCCAGAACATTCGGGATCGTCACGAACACACAGCTTACGGCCCGGGCCGGGGTACCAATGAGACAGTGGACGGATGTACTTCGTCGGGCTCGACCTCGCGTGGGGCGAGAAGAATCAGACGGGTGTCGCTGTCATCGACTCCAGTGGCCGGGTCCTTCACGTGGGCGTGGCGCAGGACGACGACGACATAAGGGCGGCGATCGAGCCCTACATCAGCGGCGACTGTCTGGTTGCCATCGATGCGCCGCTCATCGTGAAGAACCCGACGGGCCACCGGCCGTGTGAGCGGGATCTCAACCGGGATTTCCAGCGGTTCGACGCCGGGGCGCGCCCGGCGTTCACCGAGCGGCCCGAGTTCAAGCATCCGCGCGGCGCGCGTATCGCGTCGGCACTGGGCCTGGACCTGGATCCGTCGTCGCCGTCGAATCGGCGCGCGATCGAGGTCTACCCGCACCCGGCGACCATCGTGCTGTTCGGGCTCGACAAGACCTTGAAGTACAAGCGCGGCGCCTTCGGCGACCGGCAGCGCGAGCTGCTGCGGTTGATGACATTGATCGAGGAGCTCGACACGGCGACGCCGAGGCTGCGGGCGAACCGCAATGTCAACTGGGTGGAGCTGCGCAAGCGGATCGAGGCAGCCACCCGGCCGGGCCAGCTCGACCGGGACGAGGATCCCGTCGACGCCATGCTCTGTGCCTACATCGCGTTGTACTGGTACGACCGGCCGGAGGATGTGACGATCTACGGCGACGTCGCCTCGGGTTACATCGTCACCCCGTCCCTGCCCGTAACGCGCCTGCCTAGACCCCGACCCGCACCGGTCAGCGACGCGGCACCCTCGACGGCGGTCGCCGAGTACGGGGCCCGCCGCCCGGACCTGGTGGCCGCCACCGAGCAGTACCTCAAACTGGTCACCGGGCTGCTCGACGAGGCGGGCATCAACTACCTGAGCATCACGGCACGTACCAAGAGCATCGATTCGTTCGCCGCGAAAGCCACCCGGCGTGCCCCCGATGGCACACGGATGTACAGCGATCCGTTGGTGGAGATCACCGATCAGGTGGGCCTGCGCGTCATCACCTATCTGCGTGAGGACGTCGACGCGGTGGCCAACCTGCTGGCCGAGGAGATGCGGCTGCTCGACGACCAGGACATGGGTCTGCAGACCGCCAGGCAGGGCCGGTGGGGCTATGCGAGCCGGCATCTACTGTTCGGGGTCGAGGGCGAACAGTATCCGGCATCCATCCAAGTGCGGACCGTGCTGCAGCACGCGTGGGCCGAGTTCGAGCATGACGTGCGATACAAGGGTTCGATCCCGCCTGAGCACGTCAGCGAGCTGGACCGCCGATTCACGTTGGCAGCCGGGCTTCTGGAACTGGCCGACCGTGAGTTCACCGAGATCCGGGAACGCCTGCGGCTGACCATGACCGAGGGGGAGGAGGCCGAATCCCCGGAGTTCTCCAGGGACTCACGCATCGCCACCCCGGTGCTGGCCACCTATCTGGGCAACCGTTTCGCCGATGCCGGCTGGTCGCGCACCGACCACTACGGGTGGATCTCCGGGCTGCTGCTCGAACTCGGCATCACGTCACTGGAAGCGCTTACCGGCGTGCTGGACTCGGTGGACACCGACGAGATCAACCGGCTCATGGACTACCGATACCCGCCCGGCGCGGTGCGTCGACTCGATGACGCGTTGTTGGCCGTGTTCGACGACCGCTACCTCGGTCTCGACGGCAATGCGCACCGGGTTGCATTGCTGCAGAACCGGATTGCGAAACTTCGCACCGAATCCTAGGGAGCGTCACCGAGGTGGGTGGGGTCGGTGATGCCGGCCCCACGAATGCCGAGTTGCCGATTGATCACCATGGTGATGCCGAACAGTACGACTCCGGTGACGACGAGCGCCAGGGCGAGGATGTACTGCTCCGCCGGCCGTCCCGAGGTGGGCAGCACCAGATACAGCGAGGCGACGACGCCGACGACGGGCAGCACGGTCGGAGTCTTGAAGTGGCCGCCCCCTTTTCGGACATCGCGGCGCAGCACCAGCACCGCCACGTTGACGACCGAGAAGACCGCGAGCAGCAGCAGCGATGTGGTGCCGCCGAGGATCGCGACGGTGTCCCCGCTCGCGAACGCCGACACGTAGAAGATGAGTCCGAACGCGATGAGTGTGGTGAACATGATCGCCACCCACGGCGTGTGGCGCTTCGGATGCACCGCGCCGAGCATCGGCGGCAACACATGCTGGCGGGCCATGCCGTAGATCAACCGACTGGCCATCAGCATGTTGATCAACGCGGTGTTGGACACCGCGAACATCGAGATGATCGGCAGGATGTTTGAGAACGGAAGGCCCGGCGCCGCGGCTTCCATCACCTTCACCAGCGGGGACGAGTCAGACTCGGCAAGTGTTCCGACCGGTACCAGTGCGACCGCGATGATGGCGACGACGACGTAGACCAGGCCGGCGATACCCAGACCGGTCAACAGCACCTTCGGGAAGATCCGCACCGGATCCTTGGTCTCCTCAGCCATGTTGACCGAGTCCTCGAATCCGACCATCGCGAAGAACGCCAGCGACGTCGCAGCGGTCACCGCGACGAAGGCATTCTTCTCACCGGAGGTGTCGAAGGCGACGACGCGGGAGAAGTCGACATCCACCCCGCTGACGATGGCCCACAATCCGACCACGACCACGATCACCAGGCCGGTGATCTCGATGAACGTCAGAACCACGTTCAGCTTGACGCTCTCGCTGACTCCCCGCAGATTCACCGCGGCGATCAGGGCCATGAACAGCAGAGCCAGCAGGACGACTCCGACCACTTTGAGGCTGGCCACGTGATCGGCGTAGAACTGCCCGAGATTGACCTCGACCGCATCGAAGAAGCTGATCGCGAAGAACCTCGAAGCCGTTGAGGCCGAGGTGATTCCGGAGCACATGACGATGAAGGCCACCAGGAAGGTGACGAACTGGATGCCAAATGCCTTGTGCGCGTAGAGCGCTGCACCCGCCGCTTGCGGATACTTGGTGACCAGCTCGAGATAGCTGAATGCGGTGATGGTGGCGATCAGGAAGGCCGCGAGGAAGGGAACCCAGGCGGCGCCGCCAACTTCCTTGGCGACCTGCCCGGTCAGCGCATACACACCGGTGCCGAGGATGTCTCCGACGACGAACAGCAGTAACAGTCCGGGACCCATCACCCGCTTGAGCTGTGGCTCCTCCGCGGTTGTGGGTTGCGACATTCCCCCTCCTTCAGCCGGTCAGACGCGTCCCCGCCTGCTCGTCGACGGGCGCAAGGACGTCGATCACGTCGATTAACGTGGCGCGGGCGTTGACTCTGGCCCCTTCGCCTTCGTCCACCAACGATGCAACCACGGCTCCATCGACGGCGCACACCAGGGCGGTGACCAATTCGGCTCGCACCGAGCGGCCCGAGCGTTCCACCACCTCAAGCACCGCATCGGTGCGCTGTTGCAGGATGCGACGTTGGATGTCGCGCAGCCCGGGCTGTCGGGCGCAGGCGATATAGCGCTCGTAGCGCGAGATCAACTCCTCGCTTCCCGGCCGCTCCAGAGATTCTCCCAGCAACAAATCGACCAGGACGCCGGCGGTCGACTCGGCACCGCGACGCCGCCGCGACAGGTTGGCCACACCGACCTTCAGTTGTTCGGCCTCCCGGGTTCCGATGTATTCCACGGCCTTCCCGATGAGGTCGTCGAGAGACGAGAAGTAGTACGTCGTAGAGGCCAACGGCAGGCCGGCCCGGCGCGCGACGGCACGATGCCGGACGGCGTCGAAACCGCCTTCACAAAGCAACTCAGCGGCCGCCCTGACGAGGGCGTACCGCCGACGCTCCCCTTTAGGGGTGACCGCTGCCGTCACCTTCCACATGCTGCCAGCACGGTCCCGTCCACATCGGGCTTTCGGTCAATCATCAGGCTCTACTCAGGTTTTTTAGCGCGCCGGCGTTGCCGCGAGAACGCCGCTGACCGATGCCTTTGTCGGGCGATGGCAAGATGGCCCGCATGCCCAACTTGAGCCGTCGCGCAGTCTTGCGCCTCGGCGTCGGTGCGGCCGCCGGCGCCGCCGGCGCCTTCGCCCTCGCCTCCGCCCCGGGTTCGATGGCCAGCCCCGTCGCAGCGCCCACGATGACGAGCGGCTCGTTCACCTCGGCCGCCCGCGGCGGGACGAACACCAACTGGGCCATCGCGCGCCCGCCGGGCCAAACCGGCAAACTCCGTCCGGTCATCGCCCTGCACGGCAAAGGTCAGGATGCCGCCGGTGTGATGGCCGGAGGCGTCGAGCACGGCCTGGCCGAGGCGGTGGCGGCCGGGTTGCCACCGTTCGCGGTGGTCGCCGTCGACGGTGGTGGAAGTTATTGGCACAAGCGCGCATCCGGGGAGGACTCGGGCGCGATGGTGCTCGACGAGCTGATCCCGATACTCGGCGATCAGGGCCTGGACACCTCGCGGGTGGGCTTCCTGGGCTGGTCGATGGGCGGCTATGGCGCACTGCTGCTGGGTTCGCGCCTGGGACCTGCGCGCACGGCCGCGATCTGTGCGGTCAGCCCGGCGCTCTGGACGTCGTCGGGTGCCGCAGCGCCGGGGGCCTTCGACAGCGCAGCCGATTACGCCGCCAACAGCGTCTGGGGCCAGCCCGCGCTGGGATCGATTCCGATCCGGATCGATTGCGGCAACAGTGATCCGTTCTATTCGGCCACCAAGCAGTTCATCTCCGAACTGCCCAATCCTCCAGCCGGCGGCTTCTCCCCCGGTGGGCACGACGGCAGCTTCTGGAGTTCGCAACTGCCCGCCGAGATCTCCTGGATGGCCCCGCTGCTGGTCGCCTGACTCTCACGGCGCTAAACGGTGATCCGGCCCTCTGCGGCGGCGAGACCGATGTCACTGCGGAAGTGACTGCCCGGCAAGCGAACCGACTTGGCGAGTGCGTACGCCACGTCGCGGGCGGCAGGTAAGTCGGTACCGGTGCCGACGACCGAGAGCACCCGGCCGCCGGAGGACACCACCTCACCGTCCTCGCGGCGCGCGGTGCCGGCATGCAGCACACCGTCGGCTTCCGAACCGTGAATGACGTCGCCGACACGCGCCCGGCCCGGGTAGTTCTCCGCGGCCACCACCACGGTCACGGCATAGCCGTCGCGCCACTGCAGGTCGCCGAAGGAGGCGAGCTCACCGGTCGCTGCAGCGTTCAGCAGTTGCCCCAGCGGCGAATCCAGCAGGGCCAGAACCGATTGCGTCTCCGGATCGCCGAAGCGGCAGTTGAACTCCACCACCGCTGGACCGTTCGAGGTGATCGCCAGGCCGGCGTAGAGCAGGCCGGAGAACGAGCTGCCCCGGGCAACCAGTTCTGCCGCAACGGGGTTGACAACCTCGTCGACGATCTGGGTTTTGACCGAGTCCGGCAGCCACGGCAGCGGGGCGTAGGCTCCCATGCCGCCGGTGTTGGGTCCGGTGTCTCCGTCAGCGACCCGCTTGAAGTCCTGGGCGGGCAGCAGCGGGACCACGGTGGCGCCGTCGACGACACAGAACAGCGACACCTCGGGGCCGTCCAGGAACGACTCCAGCAGCACCGGGTGCCCGGAGTCGAGCAGGCTGGCGGCGTGGGCGCGGGCGGCGTCGCGATCGGCGCTGACCACCACGCCCTTGCCGGCGGCCAGGCCGTCGTCCTTGACCACCCAGGCGGCCTGGCCGGCGGGCGGACCGAAGCGGTCCAGCGCGGCGTCCAGGTGTGCCGGGTTGTCGACGATCTCGCTGCTCGCAGTCGGCACCCCGGCCGCGGCCATGACGTCCTTGGCGAACGCCTTGGAGCCCTCGATGCGGGCGGCGTCCTTGCTCGCGCCGAAGCAGGCGATCCCGGCGGCCCGCACGACGTCAGCCACGCCGAGCACCAGCGGAACCTCGGGGCCGATCACCACCAGGTCGCTTTCGAGGCGCTGGGCCAGCTTCACCACGGCCTCGCCGGAGGTGATGTCGACGTCGTACTGGTCGGCAATGGATTGGGTCCCGGCGTTGCCGGGGGCCACCGCCAACTCCTCCACCTGCGGGTCGCGGCGCAGGGCCAGCAGCAGGGCGTGTTCACGGGCTCCGGATCCGATAACGAGGACGCGCACGGTCGTAGCGTAGCGGGAAACCTACGGGCATACACTTGACGCCACGGTGTATGGTCGAATCCAGGAATGTGCCCGCCGTCACACAAGGAGATGACCCCGGCATGACAACGATGAGCGCCTGCCCGTTCGGCGCCGGCTACGACTTCACCGATCCCGACGTCCTGCTCCGCGGAATCCCCGTCGAGGAGTTCGCCCAACTGCGCAAGACCGCGCCGGTGTGGTGGAACGAGCAGGGCGAATCGATCTTCAACGACGGCGGCTACTGGGTGGTCACCCGCCACGAGGACATCAAGACCATCTCCCGCGACGGCGGCGCAGTGTGGTCGACAAACGCCAAGGGTGCCGTCATGCGCCTTCCCGAGGGGGTGACCTCCGAACAACTCGACCTCACCAAGGCGCTGCTGATCAACCACGACGCGCCCGAGCACACCCGGCTGCGCAAGCTGGTGTCGCGACTGTTCACCCCGCGTTCGGTGGCCGCGCTGGAGGAGAAACTCGCCGTCGCCGCGCGGGAGATCGTGGCCGCGGCTGCGGAACGAAACTTCGGCAATTTTGTTGACGAAGTGGCGATGCCGTTGCCGCTGCTGGCGATCGCCGACCTGATCGGCGTACCCGAGGAGGATCGGGAGAAGTTGTTCCACTGGTCCAACGCGATCATGAACACCGACGACCCGGACTTCGACGCCGATCCGACGATGGCCAACGCCGAACTGATGGGCTACGCCTACAACATGGCCGAGGAGCGTCGGAAGTGCCCGGCCGACGACATCGTGACGCGTCTCGTGCAGGCCGACATGGGAGAGGAAGGCGGCGAGGGCATCACGGACGTCGAGTTCGCGTTCTTCGTGATCCTGCTGGCCGTGGCCGGCAACGAGACCACCCGCAACGCCATGACGCACGGCATGAACGCCTTCCTCGAAAACCCCGACCAGTGGGAGCTTTTCAAGCGTGAACGCCCCGAAACCGCGGTCGACGAGATCATCCGCTGGGCCACGCCGGTGCACTGCTTCCAGCGCACCGCCCTGGTCGACACCCAGATCGGCGATGTCACCGTGAAGGCCGGGCAGCGTGTCGGCCTGTTCTACAGCTCGGCCAACTACGACGAAGAGGTGTTCGAATCCCCGTTTGATTTCAATATCCGGCGCAACCCCAACCCGCACCTGGCCTTCGGCGGAAACGGCGCGCACTTCTGCATCGGCGCCAACCTGGCGCGGATGGAGATCAAGCTGATGTTCAACGAGATCGCCGATCAGATCCCCGACATCACCAAACTGCGCGAGCCCCAACGTCTCCGGTCGGGATGGATCAACGGCGTCAAGGACCTGCAGGTCTCCTA from Mycobacterium sp. DL440 includes the following:
- a CDS encoding phosphoribosylaminoimidazolesuccinocarboxamide synthase yields the protein MRPALPDYQHLASGKVRELYRIDDEHLLFVATDRISAYDYVLDSQIPDKGRILTAMSVFFFDLISAPNHLAGPPDDERIPAEVLGRALVVKQLKMLPVECVARGYLTGSGLLDYQASGSVCGIPLPPGLGEASKFDEPLFTPATKADIGEHDENISFAQVIDLVGPVLANQLKERTLQTYLQGADRALTKGIIIADTKFEFGVDGHGNVVLADEVFTPDSSRYWRAETYQQGVVQDSFDKQFVRNWLTGPDSGWDRRSDTPPPPLPEEIVAATRDRYIEAYERISGLRFEDWIGA
- a CDS encoding DUF1707 domain-containing protein — translated: MDSGQNDHLRVSDAERAKVGQLLERAVAEGMITLDEFSERYDAALAARTRGELSAVMADLPMALPPAVPTSHRPAVAPEELRGWMSSIVRRGQWRVAPALHLNTRLCSTTLDFTSATLSGPVVEIVIDDYCSSTELIVPDSATADLNGVNAVAGSATVKVRSSPPSDQLHLIVRGRVRMGSVTVRHSFGSWLRRLNGTR
- a CDS encoding tellurite resistance/C4-dicarboxylate transporter family protein translates to MKPEAFAAVMATGIVSISAVQHGYGVISWPLAVLAALGLPVLMYLVATRRRSFDLRSIDTIVGLFTYVAACAVVAARFAEYRPALWILGAMGLAGWLSLTPMLLVRMRRLGLAGLRDRARGTWELASVGTSALSLVFMVEGIMFWAFIFWVAALGLYCLMTGLIAWRALAEPEVRRNVPPDHWILMGGIAIATLAGEHIHVGLSPGPFADTVRGLTLVTFAVATVQILPLAITSWRQMLDWPAVFPLGMYSVTAYGLTVETGWNALIVVSHVFFWIAFVAWLLVVGILVRRVIRLTSVHGLRPE
- a CDS encoding cytochrome P450, encoding MTLVADLTDLDNFAAGFPHELFDVHRREAPVYWHSPTEHTPDGEGFWSVATHAETLAVLRDAETFSSVTGGDRPYGGTLLQDLSIAGQVLNMMDDPRHSEIRRLVSSGLTPRMIRRVEDDLRTRTRRLLDGIEPGVGFDFLVDVAAELPMQMICILLGVPESERHWLFHAIEPQFDFGGSRSAAMPQMSVEEAGSRMYTYGSELIAAKRAQPTDDMLSVVANAFRDDEAAALSDLELYLFFSLLFSAGAETTRNSVAGGLLALIENPSQMALLRDDLGELPTAIEEMVRWSSPSPSKRRTATRAVSLGGCDIEAGQKVQVWEGSANRDPLVFERADVFDITRKPNPHLGFGYGIHYCLGANLARLELRVLFEELLARFDSARLVKPVEWTRSNRHTGIRHLVVELGA
- the purB gene encoding adenylosuccinate lyase: MTIPNVLANRYASDEMVAIWSPEAKIVAERRLWLAVLRAQAELGVAVPDGVVDDYERVLENVDLASIAARERVTRHDVKARIEEFNALAGHEHVHKGMTSRDLTENVEQLQIRRSLELVFAHGVAVVARLAERSVVYRDVVMAGRSHNVAAQATTLGKRFASAAEETLLALTRLRELIDRYPLRGIKGPMGTAQDMLDLFDGDTDKLAELERRVAQFLGFTDVFTSVGQVYPRSLDHDVLSALVQVGAGPSSLAHTIRLMAGHELVTEGFAPGQVGSSAMPHKMNTRSCERVNGLQVVLRGYASMAAELAGAQWNEGDVFCSVVRRVALPDGFFAVDGQTETFLTVLDEFGAYPAVIQRELDRYLPFLATTRILIAAVRAGVGRETAHEVIKEHAVAVALGMRERGLEPDLLDRLAGDPRLPLDRAALEAALADKQAFTGAAGAQVDGVVAAVDELVSRYPEAAKYTSGAIL
- the relZ gene encoding bifunctional ribonuclease/(p)ppGpp synthase, with amino-acid sequence MYFVGLDLAWGEKNQTGVAVIDSSGRVLHVGVAQDDDDIRAAIEPYISGDCLVAIDAPLIVKNPTGHRPCERDLNRDFQRFDAGARPAFTERPEFKHPRGARIASALGLDLDPSSPSNRRAIEVYPHPATIVLFGLDKTLKYKRGAFGDRQRELLRLMTLIEELDTATPRLRANRNVNWVELRKRIEAATRPGQLDRDEDPVDAMLCAYIALYWYDRPEDVTIYGDVASGYIVTPSLPVTRLPRPRPAPVSDAAPSTAVAEYGARRPDLVAATEQYLKLVTGLLDEAGINYLSITARTKSIDSFAAKATRRAPDGTRMYSDPLVEITDQVGLRVITYLREDVDAVANLLAEEMRLLDDQDMGLQTARQGRWGYASRHLLFGVEGEQYPASIQVRTVLQHAWAEFEHDVRYKGSIPPEHVSELDRRFTLAAGLLELADREFTEIRERLRLTMTEGEEAESPEFSRDSRIATPVLATYLGNRFADAGWSRTDHYGWISGLLLELGITSLEALTGVLDSVDTDEINRLMDYRYPPGAVRRLDDALLAVFDDRYLGLDGNAHRVALLQNRIAKLRTES
- a CDS encoding APC family permease — protein: MSQPTTAEEPQLKRVMGPGLLLLFVVGDILGTGVYALTGQVAKEVGGAAWVPFLAAFLIATITAFSYLELVTKYPQAAGAALYAHKAFGIQFVTFLVAFIVMCSGITSASTASRFFAISFFDAVEVNLGQFYADHVASLKVVGVVLLALLFMALIAAVNLRGVSESVKLNVVLTFIEITGLVIVVVVGLWAIVSGVDVDFSRVVAFDTSGEKNAFVAVTAATSLAFFAMVGFEDSVNMAEETKDPVRIFPKVLLTGLGIAGLVYVVVAIIAVALVPVGTLAESDSSPLVKVMEAAAPGLPFSNILPIISMFAVSNTALINMLMASRLIYGMARQHVLPPMLGAVHPKRHTPWVAIMFTTLIAFGLIFYVSAFASGDTVAILGGTTSLLLLAVFSVVNVAVLVLRRDVRKGGGHFKTPTVLPVVGVVASLYLVLPTSGRPAEQYILALALVVTGVVLFGITMVINRQLGIRGAGITDPTHLGDAP